In the genome of Massilia sp. PAMC28688, one region contains:
- the rtcA gene encoding RNA 3'-terminal phosphate cyclase, translating into MIELDGATGEGGGQILRTSLTLAMITGQPFRMTNIRANRPKPGLMRQHLVAVQGAAQVSNAVVSGAELGSTALTFSPRGIKAGEYQFAIGTAGSCTLVLQTVVLALLYADGPSTVRISGGTHNGMAPPAHFLTRAYVPLLNKMGASVDIELVRAGFYPAGGGIMQARIRPCAALRQLSLLEPGARVAGFAEAIFAGIPMDVAARELQVIGKGMGWNESQLLIRGLPGEQGPGNALMITLESENVTEVFTALGEKMVRAETVAKNVMDEARRYIASGAAVGEHLADQLMLPMALAGGGEFSADTVSQHAITNAEVIARFLPVAITFDVDRQAGRSDRHLVKVCPR; encoded by the coding sequence ATGATTGAACTTGATGGCGCTACCGGCGAAGGTGGCGGCCAGATTTTAAGAACGTCGCTGACCCTGGCCATGATTACGGGTCAGCCTTTTCGCATGACGAATATCCGTGCCAACCGCCCCAAGCCGGGCCTGATGCGCCAGCATCTGGTTGCGGTGCAGGGGGCTGCCCAGGTGAGCAATGCGGTGGTAAGTGGTGCAGAACTGGGCTCGACGGCGCTGACGTTTTCTCCGCGCGGTATCAAGGCGGGCGAATACCAGTTTGCCATCGGCACGGCCGGCAGCTGCACGCTGGTGCTGCAGACCGTGGTACTGGCGCTGTTGTATGCGGACGGGCCGTCCACGGTCCGGATCAGCGGCGGGACGCATAACGGCATGGCGCCGCCGGCGCACTTCCTCACGCGCGCCTATGTGCCGTTGTTGAACAAAATGGGCGCGTCGGTGGATATTGAGCTGGTGCGCGCCGGTTTCTATCCTGCCGGTGGCGGCATCATGCAGGCCCGCATAAGGCCGTGCGCGGCATTGCGACAGTTATCGCTCCTGGAGCCCGGCGCGCGGGTCGCAGGTTTTGCCGAGGCTATTTTTGCAGGCATTCCCATGGATGTCGCAGCGCGGGAATTGCAGGTAATCGGCAAAGGCATGGGGTGGAACGAGTCGCAGCTACTGATACGCGGCCTGCCTGGTGAGCAGGGGCCGGGTAATGCGCTCATGATCACGCTTGAATCGGAGAACGTGACGGAAGTATTCACCGCGCTCGGTGAAAAGATGGTGCGTGCCGAAACTGTCGCAAAAAATGTCATGGATGAAGCGCGGCGCTATATCGCGTCCGGCGCCGCCGTTGGTGAGCATCTCGCAGACCAGCTCATGCTGCCCATGGCCCTGGCAGGAGGCGGAGAGTTCAGTGCAGACACCGTGTCACAGCATGCCATTACTAACGCAGAGGTCATCGCCCGATTTCTACCCGTGGCGATCACCTTTGATGTGGATCGGCAGGCCGGCCGCAGTGATCGCCATCTGGTCAAAGTGTGTCCCCGATAA
- a CDS encoding RtcB family protein, whose amino-acid sequence MKNDNYDVMNVADGRHVKMWTQGVPVEESAKAQLANTAKMPFIYKHIAVMPDVHLGKGSTIGSVVPTLGAVIPAAVGVDIGCGMMAAKTTLRAEDLPDSLGKLRSAIERAIPHGMSPKTRGFRGRDEGSWQNPPSAVDAAWAQLKDEFDAICLKTPKLKNTNNYRHLGTLGGGNHFVEVCLDEQGAVWFMLHSGSRGVGNAIGTYFIELAKQDMRRHFINLPDQDLAYLSEGTQHYNDYVEAVSWAQRFARTNREVMMQNLIAAVRTVITKPFDTHVEAVNCHHNYVQKEHHFGNDVLVTRKGAVSARPGELGIIPGSMGAKSFIVRGKGNPDSFNSCSHGAGRTMSRTEAKRRFTLADQVKATEGVECRKDANVIDEIPMAYKDIDAVMHAQRDLVEVVHTLKQVVCVKG is encoded by the coding sequence ATGAAAAACGATAATTACGATGTCATGAACGTTGCAGATGGCCGCCACGTCAAAATGTGGACCCAGGGCGTGCCGGTTGAAGAGTCGGCCAAGGCGCAACTCGCTAACACGGCCAAAATGCCATTTATCTACAAGCACATCGCCGTGATGCCCGACGTGCACCTGGGTAAGGGATCAACCATCGGCAGCGTGGTGCCGACGCTGGGGGCCGTGATTCCGGCTGCCGTTGGCGTGGACATCGGTTGCGGGATGATGGCTGCCAAGACGACGCTGCGCGCTGAAGATCTGCCGGACAGTCTGGGCAAGCTGCGCAGCGCCATCGAACGCGCCATTCCGCACGGGATGTCGCCGAAAACCCGTGGCTTTCGTGGGCGCGATGAGGGTTCGTGGCAAAACCCGCCATCGGCGGTGGATGCGGCCTGGGCGCAGCTCAAGGATGAATTTGACGCCATCTGCCTCAAGACGCCCAAGCTGAAGAACACCAATAACTATCGTCACCTGGGGACCCTCGGGGGCGGTAACCACTTCGTGGAAGTGTGCCTGGACGAGCAGGGCGCTGTATGGTTCATGCTGCACTCCGGTTCGCGCGGCGTGGGGAACGCCATCGGCACCTATTTTATCGAGCTGGCCAAGCAGGATATGCGCCGCCATTTCATCAACCTGCCCGACCAGGACTTGGCATACCTGTCGGAAGGGACGCAGCACTACAACGATTACGTGGAAGCGGTCAGCTGGGCGCAGCGCTTTGCGCGTACCAACCGTGAAGTGATGATGCAGAACCTGATCGCGGCGGTGCGCACCGTGATCACCAAGCCCTTCGACACGCACGTGGAAGCTGTGAACTGCCACCACAATTATGTGCAGAAGGAGCACCACTTCGGCAATGATGTCCTGGTGACGCGCAAAGGCGCGGTATCGGCGCGGCCGGGTGAGCTGGGGATTATTCCGGGGTCCATGGGTGCGAAAAGCTTTATCGTGCGCGGCAAGGGTAATCCGGACAGCTTCAATAGCTGCAGCCATGGCGCCGGGCGTACCATGAGCCGCACCGAGGCCAAGCGCCGCTTTACGCTGGCAGACCAGGTCAAGGCGACCGAGGGCGTGGAGTGCCGCAAGGATGCAAACGTGATTGACGAAATTCCGATGGCGTACAAGGATATCGACGCGGTCATGCATGCCCAGCGCGACCTGGTGGAAGTAGTGCATACCCTCAAGCAGGTGGTGTGTGTAAAAGGGTAG
- the rtcR gene encoding RNA repair transcriptional activator RtcR yields MKKKRHVVIGFLGTQLDSGKGPARWEKWRPSVALTQHQDVVINRFELLYNGPQEALLAQLVEDIGAVSPETTVRPHAIPIKDPWDLEDVYGALFDFARSYSFDPDEEDYWIHITTGTHVVQICLFLLTEARFLPGRLVQTSPAKRQGNRDPGTYALIDLDLSRYDQIAQRFSREQAEGVDFLKSGIETRNASFNTMIDEIERVAIKSRSPMLLMGPTGAGKSFLARRIYELKKARHQLDGRFVELNCATLHGDGAASTLFGHVKGAFTGAATDRPGLLRSAHKGLLFLDEIGELGEDEQAMLLKAIEDKRFLPVGSDNEAQSDFQLIAGTNRDLAQDVVAGRFREDLFARINLWTYALPGLAERPEDIEPNLAWLLARFTEEHGQMVRFNREARERYMRFATSAQARWAGNFRDLSASVTRMATLAEAGGITDAIVDGETERLRRLWRHYQQPLVQPAVDLEAILGAEAVGRLDLFDAAQLSTVIEVCRQSRSLSDAGRKLFNVSREARSKPNDADRLKKYLARFGLEWHQLTTP; encoded by the coding sequence ATGAAAAAGAAGCGGCACGTCGTCATTGGTTTCCTTGGCACACAACTCGACAGTGGCAAGGGGCCGGCCCGTTGGGAAAAATGGCGGCCCAGCGTGGCACTCACCCAGCACCAGGACGTGGTCATCAACCGCTTTGAGCTGCTCTACAACGGGCCTCAGGAAGCGCTGCTGGCCCAGCTTGTCGAGGATATTGGCGCGGTCTCGCCAGAGACCACCGTGCGCCCGCATGCGATACCCATCAAGGATCCATGGGACCTGGAGGATGTGTATGGCGCCTTGTTTGATTTCGCCAGGTCGTACAGCTTCGACCCGGATGAAGAAGACTACTGGATCCACATCACCACGGGCACCCACGTGGTCCAGATTTGCCTGTTCCTCCTGACCGAGGCGCGCTTTCTCCCCGGCCGTCTGGTCCAGACCTCCCCCGCAAAGCGGCAGGGCAACCGCGATCCCGGTACCTACGCCCTGATCGACCTTGACCTGTCACGTTACGACCAGATCGCACAGCGCTTCTCGCGCGAACAAGCCGAAGGTGTCGACTTCTTGAAGTCCGGTATCGAGACGCGCAATGCGAGCTTTAACACCATGATCGACGAGATCGAGCGTGTCGCCATCAAGTCACGCTCGCCCATGCTGCTGATGGGCCCCACCGGCGCCGGCAAATCCTTCCTCGCCCGCCGCATCTATGAACTGAAGAAAGCGCGCCACCAGCTTGACGGGCGCTTCGTGGAACTCAATTGCGCCACGCTGCATGGCGACGGCGCCGCCTCGACTCTGTTCGGCCACGTGAAAGGCGCCTTTACGGGCGCTGCCACCGACCGACCAGGCCTGCTCAGATCCGCACACAAGGGATTGCTGTTCCTCGACGAGATTGGAGAACTGGGCGAGGATGAGCAGGCCATGCTGCTCAAGGCCATCGAGGACAAGCGGTTTCTCCCGGTTGGCAGCGACAACGAAGCGCAAAGCGATTTCCAGCTCATCGCCGGCACCAATCGCGATCTGGCGCAGGACGTGGTGGCAGGACGCTTTCGCGAAGACCTCTTCGCCCGTATCAATTTATGGACCTATGCGCTGCCCGGACTGGCTGAGCGGCCGGAAGACATCGAACCGAACCTGGCCTGGCTGCTTGCCCGCTTCACCGAGGAACACGGGCAAATGGTTCGCTTTAATCGCGAGGCGCGCGAGCGCTACATGCGTTTCGCAACATCGGCCCAGGCGCGATGGGCCGGCAATTTCCGCGATTTGTCAGCTTCCGTTACGCGCATGGCGACACTGGCGGAAGCGGGCGGCATTACCGATGCCATCGTGGACGGCGAAACCGAGCGCCTGCGCCGCCTCTGGCGCCACTATCAACAGCCGCTGGTGCAACCAGCCGTCGACCTGGAAGCCATCCTTGGCGCAGAAGCCGTGGGCAGGCTTGACCTGTTCGACGCTGCCCAGCTCTCCACGGTCATTGAAGTCTGCCGTCAGTCGCGCTCTCTCTCGGACGCCGGCCGCAAACTATTCAATGTGTCGCGCGAGGCGAGGAGCAAGCCAAACGACGCCGACCGGCTCAAGAAGTATCTGGCACGCTTCGGGCTCGAGTGGCATCAGCTCACCACACCCTGA
- a CDS encoding DHA2 family efflux MFS transporter permease subunit, which produces MSSSAVKTYLPWVVAAALFMEQLDTTIVNTAIPSIAASLGVTPLSLKSIVSSYILSLAVGIPISGWMADRFGTKRVFAAAIVVFTIASVLCGMAVNTPMLIAARMLQGLGGAMMMPVGRLTIIRTFSKGELLGAMNFVIIPALIGPLIGPTLGGLIVHWTSWRMIFFVNVPVGLIALYMVYRHMPDYKAEKHRPLDVPGLLLFSSGTAMLSWLLEVFGEHTLSTPVIGLLFAMAIGLLLAYVLHARRAAFPLLRLALFRVRTFRISVGGGFVTRMGIGGLPFLLPLLYQVGIGLPAWQSGLLMMPAALAAMGMKFASQHLLRLFGYRRILIVNTVCIGVTIGLYGLVDRDTPFAVIVLISMMQGFFNSMQYSSMNSLAYADISDADSSMASTMSSSFQQLSMSFGLAAGSLVAAWYLGSVPQTDQAMVTSALHRAFWTLSVLTMLSSLTFWRLRPEDGESISKGQIKELPGAPPIATPL; this is translated from the coding sequence TTGTCCAGTTCCGCCGTCAAGACCTATTTGCCCTGGGTGGTCGCTGCCGCGCTCTTCATGGAGCAGCTCGACACCACCATCGTCAATACGGCCATACCCAGCATCGCTGCCAGCCTCGGCGTGACTCCCCTGAGCCTGAAGTCCATTGTCAGCAGCTACATCCTGAGCCTGGCGGTTGGCATACCGATCAGCGGCTGGATGGCCGACCGCTTCGGCACCAAACGGGTCTTCGCGGCGGCGATTGTCGTGTTCACGATTGCATCGGTGCTGTGTGGAATGGCTGTGAATACGCCAATGCTGATTGCGGCGCGGATGCTCCAGGGACTCGGCGGCGCCATGATGATGCCCGTGGGAAGGCTCACGATCATCCGCACCTTTTCCAAAGGCGAGCTGCTCGGCGCGATGAACTTTGTAATCATCCCCGCCTTGATCGGCCCCTTGATCGGACCAACGCTGGGTGGCTTGATCGTGCACTGGACTTCATGGCGCATGATCTTTTTCGTCAACGTACCGGTGGGACTGATCGCGCTGTACATGGTCTACCGGCACATGCCGGACTACAAGGCGGAAAAGCACCGGCCACTCGACGTGCCGGGACTGCTGCTGTTCAGCTCAGGCACGGCCATGCTGTCGTGGCTGCTGGAAGTCTTCGGCGAGCACACACTATCCACCCCGGTGATTGGCCTCTTGTTTGCGATGGCTATCGGTCTCTTGCTGGCCTATGTACTGCATGCCCGGCGTGCCGCATTCCCGCTGCTGCGGCTGGCACTGTTTCGCGTGCGGACGTTCAGGATTTCCGTCGGCGGCGGTTTTGTCACCCGCATGGGCATTGGCGGCCTGCCTTTCCTGCTGCCACTGCTGTACCAGGTGGGAATCGGCCTTCCGGCATGGCAATCGGGCTTGCTGATGATGCCCGCCGCCCTGGCCGCCATGGGCATGAAGTTCGCATCGCAGCACTTGCTCAGGCTGTTTGGCTACCGGCGCATTTTGATCGTGAACACCGTGTGCATTGGCGTCACGATCGGCCTGTATGGATTGGTCGATCGCGACACGCCATTTGCTGTGATTGTGCTGATCTCGATGATGCAAGGCTTTTTCAATTCCATGCAGTATTCCAGCATGAACTCGCTTGCCTACGCGGACATCAGCGATGCCGACTCCAGCATGGCCAGTACCATGTCGAGCTCATTCCAGCAATTGTCGATGAGTTTTGGCCTGGCAGCAGGGTCGCTGGTGGCAGCATGGTATCTCGGCAGCGTGCCCCAGACTGATCAGGCAATGGTGACCTCGGCATTGCACCGCGCGTTCTGGACCTTGTCGGTACTGACCATGCTATCCTCGCTCACGTTCTGGCGGCTGCGGCCGGAAGACGGTGAAAGCATCAGCAAAGGACAAATCAAGGAATTGCCGGGGGCACCGCCCATTGCCACGCCATTGTAG